In the genome of Microbacterium saperdae, one region contains:
- a CDS encoding MarR family winged helix-turn-helix transcriptional regulator produces the protein MDIEEQRDRHSATVLRSLVAISRRGLADARFDDTPLSVTDQSIVMAIAEQPGIRSIDIARMFRLNRSTVSRQLASLTSLGIVREVPSDSGRGRPLELTPAGTAAYRGTLDTLQRIIDAHLAPWTDEEVARFAHDLERFDHSADLP, from the coding sequence ATGGACATCGAAGAACAACGAGACCGGCACAGCGCGACGGTGCTCCGCTCGCTCGTGGCGATCTCTCGCCGGGGCCTGGCGGACGCACGATTCGACGACACACCACTCTCGGTCACCGACCAGTCCATCGTGATGGCCATCGCCGAGCAGCCGGGGATCCGCTCCATCGACATCGCGCGCATGTTCCGGCTCAACCGGTCGACCGTGTCCCGCCAGCTCGCCTCGCTCACCTCGCTCGGCATCGTCCGCGAGGTCCCCAGCGACTCCGGGCGCGGACGGCCGCTCGAGCTGACGCCCGCAGGGACAGCGGCCTACCGAGGCACACTCGACACCCTGCAGAGGATCATCGATGCGCACCTCGCTCCCTGGACAGACGAAGAGGTCGCCCGGTTCGCACACGACCTCGAGCGATTCGACCACAGCGCCGATCTGCCCTGA
- a CDS encoding 3-hydroxyacyl-CoA dehydrogenase: MKNITVLGTGVLGSQIAFQTAFHGFDVVAYDIDQPALGHASERFQGLAARYEADGVAGAADGGAAAAIQRIRLSSDLTDAVSAADLVIEAVPENLELKQSIYRTIADAAPAATVFATNSSTLLPSALSASTGRPDRFLALHFANEIWSHNTAEVMGTPATDPAVYEQVVAFAGQIGMVPIEIKKEKAGYLLNSLLVPFLQAAGELLVDGIAEPEAIDATWRIGTGAPAGPFEIYDIVGLTTAYNISRMGDAKQQAFADLIKERYIDQGKLGVATGEGFYTYPRSN, translated from the coding sequence ATGAAGAACATCACCGTCCTCGGCACCGGCGTCCTCGGATCGCAGATCGCGTTCCAGACCGCCTTCCACGGCTTCGACGTCGTCGCGTACGACATCGACCAGCCCGCCCTCGGTCACGCCTCCGAGCGCTTCCAGGGCCTCGCCGCGCGTTACGAGGCCGATGGGGTCGCCGGTGCCGCCGACGGCGGTGCGGCAGCCGCGATCCAGCGGATCCGTCTGAGTTCAGATCTGACGGATGCCGTGTCCGCGGCCGACCTCGTGATCGAGGCCGTGCCCGAGAACCTCGAGCTGAAGCAGAGCATCTACCGGACGATCGCCGACGCAGCCCCCGCAGCGACCGTGTTCGCGACGAACTCCTCGACACTGCTCCCGAGCGCTCTGTCCGCGTCCACCGGTCGCCCCGACCGCTTCCTCGCACTGCACTTCGCGAACGAGATCTGGTCGCACAACACCGCCGAGGTCATGGGCACGCCCGCGACCGACCCCGCCGTCTACGAGCAGGTCGTCGCGTTCGCCGGTCAGATCGGGATGGTCCCGATCGAGATCAAGAAGGAGAAGGCGGGCTACCTGCTCAACTCGCTCCTGGTCCCGTTCCTGCAGGCGGCCGGCGAGCTCCTGGTCGACGGCATCGCCGAGCCCGAGGCCATCGACGCCACCTGGCGCATCGGCACCGGGGCCCCTGCCGGTCCGTTCGAGATCTACGACATCGTCGGACTCACCACGGCGTACAACATCTCCCGGATGGGCGACGCGAAGCAGCAGGCCTTCGCCGACCTCATCAAGGAGCGCTACATCGACCAGGGCAAGCTCGGCGTCGCGACCGGAGAAGGCTTCTACACCTACCCGCGCAGCAACTGA
- a CDS encoding DNA topoisomerase IB translates to MTTLVRVVPGEDLGYRRRRSGSGFRYVDQDGHPAPEPDRERIHDLVIPPAWEDVWIAADPLAHIQVVGTDEAGRRQYLYHPLWRVRRDRSKFRRALDLAERLPRARARVTRALGDESLSRERVLATAFRLLDDAALRVGSERYLVKHGSRGLTTLRRRDVKITASTVALSFPAKSGQTASIEISDAPLADVLTELSAGPDRAFLLAYRKGRRRVRITPAEVNDYLRRVTGGVFSAKDFRTLHGTILAADALARIGVLDTTAERKKAERLAVQATATALGNTTAVARGSYIDPRVFRLYARGTTLDLTVAPETAIRRLLAEKPRRRR, encoded by the coding sequence ATGACGACGCTCGTCCGGGTCGTGCCCGGTGAAGACCTCGGGTACCGTCGTCGTCGCTCCGGTTCGGGCTTCCGCTACGTCGACCAGGACGGCCATCCGGCACCCGAACCCGATCGGGAACGCATCCACGACCTCGTCATCCCGCCGGCGTGGGAAGACGTGTGGATCGCCGCCGATCCGCTCGCGCACATCCAGGTCGTCGGGACCGACGAGGCGGGTCGCCGCCAGTACCTGTACCACCCGCTCTGGCGCGTGCGCCGCGATCGGAGCAAGTTCCGGCGCGCGCTCGACCTGGCGGAGCGGCTGCCACGGGCCCGAGCGCGCGTGACCCGCGCACTCGGTGACGAGAGCCTGTCGCGCGAGCGCGTGCTCGCGACCGCGTTCCGTCTGCTCGACGACGCTGCCCTGCGGGTGGGGTCGGAGCGCTATCTCGTCAAGCACGGGAGTCGAGGTCTGACGACGCTCCGTCGACGCGATGTCAAGATCACCGCGTCGACGGTCGCCCTGTCCTTCCCGGCGAAGAGCGGTCAGACGGCGTCGATCGAGATCTCTGACGCGCCGCTCGCCGATGTCCTCACGGAGCTCTCCGCCGGCCCCGATCGTGCCTTCCTGCTCGCTTATCGGAAGGGGCGGCGCCGCGTACGCATCACGCCTGCCGAGGTGAACGACTATCTGCGCCGCGTGACCGGCGGGGTCTTCTCGGCGAAGGACTTCCGCACTCTGCACGGTACGATCCTTGCGGCCGACGCCCTCGCGCGAATCGGCGTGCTCGACACGACGGCCGAGCGCAAGAAGGCGGAGCGGCTCGCGGTGCAGGCCACCGCCACCGCGCTGGGCAACACGACGGCGGTCGCCCGCGGGAGCTACATCGATCCTCGGGTCTTCCGTCTGTACGCCCGAGGGACGACGCTCGATCTGACGGTCGCTCCCGAGACCGCGATCCGTCGATTGCTGGCGGAGAAGCCGCGCCGACGACGCTGA
- a CDS encoding MFS transporter, whose protein sequence is MRTFWSALPTEGRWLLSTVAIQTLGRGMTLPFTIIYLHEVRGFELGIAGALMSLIAITGLIVTGPGGTLIDRYGAHRVLIVGLLAMIVGCSLLAFATHPAVAAVAVVLIGVNFGVSWPGFNALIASVVDGEVRQQYFGVNFALVNLGIGVGGVIGGFFVNVDDPATFTTVFLIDAGSSLIPLALLLGPLRHVRTHSEGSDDTDATSAGGYRQILRRPAVLWLTLLTFLAMFIGYGQMEAGFPAFARQVAEVSTRVVGLAFAVNTLVIVLLQFAVLKLITGRRRTRVMQVMAVIWALSWLVLGAAGLLPDSLIAAIGVLAFMGIFAFGETMLQPTVPAIYNDLASDRTRGRYNAINSAAFQGGAITGPLVAGLLLGAGLDAWFIGVMIVGSLAVGLLALALERVVPPAANGVAVVSPIVEGTPSNG, encoded by the coding sequence ATGAGGACGTTCTGGAGCGCGCTGCCCACCGAGGGACGGTGGCTGCTGTCGACCGTCGCGATCCAAACCCTCGGCCGTGGCATGACGCTTCCGTTCACGATCATCTACCTGCATGAGGTGCGCGGTTTCGAGCTCGGCATCGCCGGGGCGTTGATGAGCCTCATCGCGATCACCGGCCTGATCGTGACGGGCCCCGGCGGGACGCTCATCGATCGATACGGCGCGCACCGCGTGCTGATCGTCGGTCTGCTGGCGATGATCGTCGGCTGCTCGCTCCTGGCCTTCGCGACGCACCCGGCCGTCGCCGCTGTGGCAGTGGTGTTGATCGGGGTGAACTTCGGCGTGTCGTGGCCGGGGTTCAACGCGTTGATCGCCAGCGTCGTCGACGGCGAGGTGCGCCAGCAGTACTTCGGCGTCAACTTCGCTCTCGTCAACTTGGGGATCGGCGTCGGCGGAGTGATCGGCGGATTCTTCGTGAATGTCGACGACCCCGCCACGTTCACGACGGTCTTCCTGATCGATGCGGGCAGCAGCCTGATCCCCTTGGCCCTGCTGCTCGGCCCGCTACGACATGTGCGCACCCACTCCGAGGGCTCGGACGACACCGACGCCACCTCCGCCGGGGGTTATCGGCAGATCCTGCGCCGCCCGGCAGTGCTCTGGCTCACGCTGCTGACGTTCCTGGCGATGTTCATCGGGTACGGGCAGATGGAGGCAGGGTTCCCCGCCTTCGCGCGCCAGGTCGCCGAGGTGTCGACGAGGGTGGTCGGGCTCGCGTTCGCGGTCAACACGCTGGTGATCGTGCTGCTGCAGTTCGCCGTGCTGAAGCTCATCACCGGCAGGCGGCGCACGCGGGTGATGCAGGTCATGGCCGTGATCTGGGCGCTGTCGTGGTTGGTGCTCGGCGCGGCAGGGCTGCTGCCGGACTCGCTGATCGCGGCGATCGGCGTATTGGCGTTCATGGGGATCTTCGCGTTCGGCGAGACGATGCTGCAGCCGACGGTCCCGGCGATCTACAACGATCTCGCCTCTGATCGCACGCGGGGACGATACAACGCGATCAACTCGGCCGCGTTCCAAGGGGGAGCGATCACCGGCCCCCTCGTCGCCGGCCTGCTTCTCGGAGCAGGGCTCGACGCCTGGTTCATCGGCGTCATGATCGTCGGAAGCCTCGCGGTCGGTCTGCTCGCGCTCGCGCTCGAACGGGTCGTACCGCCGGCTGCGAACGGTGTGGCCGTCGTGTCACCGATCGTCGAGGGAACTCCATCGAATGGGTGA
- a CDS encoding MFS transporter yields MSSASSTGPGPGSAPLAEEVRASWVPMIGLFLAQILMSYNVSALPVSLGGMVETFGVPPTDISTAIVTYGLVVAALVMVGAKIGQRVGWVIVFRVVVAVFAVSAILMISAPSVEFVILAQALAGASAAIIVPSLVALIAENYRGAQQATAIGSLGSARALAGVSAFLIGGTLATLVGWRQVFIVVLILAVAVFLLSFRLRGEPGNPEIKIDVVAALLIGAGIVSLTLGVNNLNRWGLLTAGADAPFDVLGLSPAPVLVVIGLVLVQLFFLWTRRRTKAGKVPLVSLSVFGSSRERAAVYAMFIVVGLEAALNFSIPLYIQIVQGRTPFDTSLAMLPFNLTVFFTAMLVVRFYRRFSPRTIGVFSFSLTTVALVWLAFVVNNNWETFPTILGLFVFGVGQGALVTLVFNVLVTASPKSLAGDVGSVRGTTQNLASAVGTAVAGALLVGILSVNVVASLADHPELPPELVAQVDLDRTNFVSNDRLKDVLEQTDATPAQIDAAVAVNEDARLSALKIGLLILAGVSALAIVPAGRLPRYRPGEVPTSVATGRTPEPDLSEA; encoded by the coding sequence ATGAGCTCTGCATCATCCACCGGCCCCGGCCCCGGGTCCGCGCCGCTCGCGGAGGAGGTGCGCGCATCCTGGGTGCCGATGATCGGACTCTTCCTCGCGCAGATCCTGATGTCGTACAACGTGTCGGCGCTCCCGGTATCGCTGGGCGGGATGGTCGAGACGTTCGGTGTGCCGCCTACGGACATCAGCACGGCGATCGTCACCTATGGCCTGGTCGTCGCCGCGCTGGTGATGGTCGGAGCGAAGATCGGCCAGCGCGTCGGATGGGTGATCGTGTTCCGGGTCGTCGTGGCCGTCTTCGCGGTGTCGGCGATCCTGATGATCTCGGCGCCCTCCGTCGAGTTCGTGATCCTCGCACAGGCTCTCGCGGGTGCCTCTGCGGCAATCATCGTTCCCTCGCTCGTCGCACTCATCGCCGAGAACTACCGCGGCGCGCAGCAGGCGACAGCGATCGGCTCGCTCGGCTCTGCGCGTGCCCTCGCCGGCGTCAGCGCGTTCCTGATCGGGGGCACGCTCGCCACCCTGGTGGGATGGCGGCAGGTCTTCATCGTCGTGCTGATCCTCGCGGTCGCGGTGTTCCTCCTCAGCTTCCGGCTGCGGGGAGAGCCGGGGAACCCCGAGATCAAGATCGACGTCGTCGCGGCGCTCCTGATCGGCGCGGGAATCGTGTCGCTCACCCTGGGCGTGAACAACCTGAACCGGTGGGGTCTTCTGACCGCCGGTGCGGACGCCCCGTTCGATGTGCTCGGGTTGTCACCCGCCCCGGTCCTGGTGGTGATCGGTCTGGTGCTGGTGCAGCTGTTCTTCCTCTGGACCCGTCGGCGCACCAAAGCGGGCAAGGTCCCGCTCGTGAGCCTGTCGGTGTTCGGCTCCTCGCGCGAGCGCGCCGCCGTGTACGCGATGTTCATCGTCGTCGGACTGGAAGCCGCGCTCAACTTCAGCATCCCGCTCTACATCCAGATCGTGCAGGGCCGTACTCCCTTCGACACCTCGCTGGCGATGCTGCCGTTCAACCTCACGGTGTTCTTCACCGCGATGCTGGTCGTGCGGTTCTATCGACGGTTCTCTCCGCGCACGATCGGCGTGTTCTCGTTCAGCCTCACCACGGTGGCCCTGGTCTGGCTCGCTTTCGTCGTGAACAACAACTGGGAGACCTTCCCCACCATCCTGGGGCTCTTCGTGTTCGGTGTGGGGCAGGGTGCTCTCGTCACCCTGGTCTTCAACGTGCTGGTGACGGCGTCGCCCAAGTCGCTCGCGGGAGACGTCGGATCGGTCCGCGGTACCACGCAGAATCTCGCCTCCGCGGTGGGCACGGCGGTCGCCGGGGCGCTGCTGGTGGGCATCCTCAGCGTGAATGTGGTGGCCTCCCTCGCTGATCACCCGGAACTTCCGCCCGAGCTGGTCGCACAGGTCGATCTCGACCGCACCAACTTCGTCAGCAACGACCGTCTGAAGGACGTGCTCGAGCAGACGGATGCGACGCCCGCGCAGATCGACGCCGCTGTCGCCGTGAACGAGGACGCACGGTTGAGCGCTCTCAAGATCGGCCTGCTGATCCTCGCGGGTGTGAGCGCGCTGGCGATCGTTCCGGCCGGCCGTCTGCCGCGCTACCGGCCGGGCGAGGTGCCGACGTCGGTCGCGACGGGTCGCACGCCGGAGCCCGACCTCAGCGAGGCCTGA
- the glsA gene encoding glutaminase A, whose protein sequence is MRANELDVADIGQEVATGVVPPDSRLDEVLAAAYARAQRHDEGAVADYIPVLAQADATAFGVCVTDVRGGLHEIGDTRIPFSIQSISKAFVYALLSEQVGHEKAFDVVGVNNTGLAFNSVVAIELNDGHPMNPMVNAGAIATTALLPGDAEDKWEAIRAGLSRFAGRELQVDEEVYRSESETNHRNRAIATLLQSYGRITTDPDAVVDVYTRQCSLLVDARDLAVMGATLADGGVNPVTGERVVSADVCRDTLAVLSASGLYERSGEWLFEIGLPGKSGVAGGLVTVAPGKVGIGTYAPPLDSAGNSVRGQIATAFLARSLGLNIFASDSHFTRGTDA, encoded by the coding sequence ATGCGGGCGAACGAACTGGATGTCGCGGATATCGGCCAAGAGGTGGCGACCGGAGTCGTGCCGCCGGACAGCCGGCTCGACGAGGTGCTCGCCGCGGCATATGCGCGCGCGCAGCGTCACGACGAGGGTGCGGTCGCCGACTACATCCCGGTGCTCGCGCAAGCGGATGCCACGGCGTTCGGCGTGTGCGTCACGGATGTGCGCGGGGGACTCCACGAGATCGGCGACACCCGCATCCCGTTCTCGATCCAATCGATCTCCAAGGCATTCGTGTACGCGCTGCTCAGCGAGCAGGTGGGTCATGAGAAGGCCTTCGACGTCGTGGGTGTGAACAACACGGGACTCGCCTTCAACTCGGTCGTCGCGATCGAGCTCAACGACGGTCACCCCATGAACCCGATGGTGAACGCGGGAGCGATCGCCACCACGGCGCTCCTGCCGGGTGATGCCGAAGACAAATGGGAAGCGATCCGCGCAGGGCTTTCCCGTTTCGCCGGCAGAGAGCTGCAGGTCGACGAGGAGGTGTACCGCTCCGAGTCCGAGACGAACCATCGCAACCGTGCGATCGCCACTCTGCTGCAGAGTTACGGGCGCATCACCACCGATCCCGACGCCGTCGTCGACGTCTACACCCGGCAGTGCTCGCTGCTCGTCGATGCCAGAGACCTGGCCGTGATGGGCGCCACGCTCGCGGATGGCGGAGTGAACCCGGTGACGGGGGAACGTGTCGTATCGGCCGATGTCTGCCGCGACACTCTGGCCGTGCTCTCCGCGAGTGGTCTGTACGAGCGCTCGGGGGAGTGGCTGTTCGAGATCGGCCTTCCCGGGAAGTCCGGCGTCGCCGGCGGCCTCGTCACCGTCGCCCCCGGCAAGGTCGGGATCGGCACCTACGCGCCGCCGCTCGACAGCGCCGGCAACAGCGTGCGTGGACAGATCGCCACGGCGTTCCTCGCCCGCTCGCTGGGCCTCAACATCTTCGCCTCCGATTCGCACTTCACGAGAGGAACCGACGCATGA
- the gltX gene encoding glutamate--tRNA ligase yields MATPHPLTTTASGADVRVRFCPSPTGLPHVGMVRTALYNWAYARHNGGKLIFRIEDTDAARDSEESFRQLVDALTWLKIDWDEGVEVGGPHAPYRQSERHDIYRGVIDKLVASGALYESYSNADEIDARNEANGRAKQLGYDNFDRDLTEEQKAAFRAEGRQPALRLRVPDEDLTYEDLIRGEVTFPAGSFPDFVVVRPNGVPLYTFVNPVDDALMGITHVLRGEDLMPSTARQLALYAALIDADVTTFVPRFAHMPLVLGETGNKKLSKRDPQADLFLHRDRGFIPEGLLNYLALLGWSIGPDRDVFTLDEFTAAFDIVNVNPNPARFDQKKAESINGDHIRMLDGKDFAERTIPYLAAAGLFDEPTHEQLVQAFRVAPLVQERVQLLGEVPGMVGFLFTDDVSYDADALKGLPANAADVLDACVAALEPVTEFTPEKVQEALAEALVEKLELKPRIAYGPPRVAITGRRISPPLFESMELLGKDESLRRLRALSATLAG; encoded by the coding sequence ATGGCTACTCCTCACCCCCTCACCACGACCGCCAGCGGTGCCGACGTCCGCGTCCGCTTCTGCCCCTCGCCGACAGGCCTGCCGCACGTCGGCATGGTGCGCACGGCCCTCTACAACTGGGCCTATGCCCGCCACAACGGCGGCAAGCTCATCTTCCGCATCGAAGACACCGATGCCGCGCGCGACAGCGAGGAGAGCTTCCGCCAGCTCGTCGACGCGCTGACCTGGCTGAAGATCGACTGGGACGAAGGTGTCGAGGTCGGAGGCCCGCACGCACCGTACCGGCAGTCGGAGCGTCACGACATCTACCGCGGCGTGATCGACAAGCTCGTCGCCTCCGGCGCGCTCTACGAGAGCTACTCCAACGCCGACGAGATCGATGCACGCAACGAGGCGAACGGCCGCGCCAAGCAGCTCGGCTACGACAACTTCGACCGCGATCTGACCGAAGAGCAGAAGGCGGCGTTCCGTGCGGAGGGACGTCAGCCTGCTCTGCGACTGCGCGTGCCGGACGAGGACCTGACGTATGAAGACCTCATCCGCGGCGAGGTGACCTTCCCCGCCGGATCCTTCCCCGATTTCGTGGTGGTGCGCCCGAACGGTGTGCCGCTGTACACGTTCGTGAACCCCGTCGACGACGCGCTCATGGGCATCACGCATGTGCTGCGCGGCGAGGATCTGATGCCGTCGACCGCGCGTCAGCTCGCTCTGTACGCGGCGCTGATCGATGCGGATGTCACGACCTTCGTGCCGCGATTCGCGCATATGCCGCTCGTGCTCGGCGAGACCGGCAACAAGAAGCTCTCCAAGCGCGACCCGCAGGCCGACCTCTTCCTGCACCGCGACCGTGGGTTCATCCCTGAGGGGCTCCTGAACTACCTGGCACTGCTGGGCTGGTCCATCGGCCCCGACCGCGACGTGTTCACGCTCGACGAGTTCACCGCGGCGTTCGACATCGTCAACGTCAACCCGAACCCGGCTCGCTTCGATCAGAAGAAGGCCGAGTCGATCAACGGCGACCACATCCGCATGCTCGACGGCAAGGACTTCGCCGAGCGCACGATCCCGTATCTCGCGGCCGCCGGTCTGTTCGACGAGCCGACGCACGAGCAGCTGGTGCAGGCGTTCCGAGTCGCCCCTCTGGTGCAGGAGCGCGTGCAGCTGCTGGGCGAGGTTCCGGGCATGGTCGGATTCCTCTTCACGGACGACGTGTCCTACGACGCGGATGCCCTGAAGGGTCTGCCGGCCAACGCGGCTGACGTGCTCGACGCCTGCGTCGCCGCTCTCGAGCCGGTGACCGAGTTCACCCCGGAGAAGGTCCAGGAGGCCTTGGCCGAGGCGCTGGTCGAGAAGCTCGAGCTCAAGCCGCGTATCGCCTACGGCCCGCCGCGCGTCGCCATCACGGGACGACGTATCTCTCCGCCGCTCTTCGAGTCGATGGAACTGCTCGGCAAGGACGAGTCGCTGCGCCGCCTGCGGGCGCTGTCGGCGACGCTCGCCGGCTGA
- a CDS encoding class I SAM-dependent methyltransferase codes for MKPWAGVGEAYAASYASLCAGTGDALLSALGAPGGRRLLDIGSGTGELADRFRRARWDVTGCEPEPTMRAVSERQHPRIRVVAGALPELPFTSAAFEAVTANFVLNHVPDPRASAREIARIAVSGAPLAASIWVRSPSWFWMDIVARAGIVASSGERLPADKDFARTSEGFAAMLADGGWQGARVEELSWTWRAVPSVLWASAEGGVASAGMLYRGLGREDRAQFRGAFDEVCAEHAVEGLVLLEHTAAVAVGRAL; via the coding sequence GTGAAGCCCTGGGCTGGCGTCGGTGAGGCGTATGCCGCCTCTTATGCGTCGCTCTGCGCCGGCACCGGCGACGCGCTCCTGAGCGCGCTCGGGGCTCCGGGTGGACGTCGACTGCTGGACATCGGATCGGGTACCGGTGAGCTCGCCGATCGCTTCCGACGGGCACGGTGGGACGTGACCGGGTGCGAGCCGGAGCCCACGATGCGCGCGGTCTCGGAACGCCAGCATCCGCGGATTCGCGTCGTCGCCGGCGCCCTTCCGGAACTCCCTTTCACCAGCGCTGCCTTCGAGGCGGTGACGGCGAACTTCGTGCTCAATCACGTGCCCGATCCGAGAGCGTCCGCGCGGGAGATCGCGCGCATCGCCGTGTCGGGCGCACCGCTCGCCGCCAGCATCTGGGTGCGATCGCCGTCCTGGTTCTGGATGGACATCGTCGCCAGGGCGGGCATCGTCGCGTCGTCGGGGGAGAGGCTTCCCGCCGACAAGGACTTCGCACGCACCAGCGAGGGTTTCGCGGCGATGCTGGCCGATGGCGGGTGGCAGGGCGCACGCGTCGAGGAACTGTCGTGGACCTGGCGCGCCGTGCCCTCTGTTCTCTGGGCATCGGCGGAAGGAGGGGTGGCGTCGGCGGGAATGCTCTATCGAGGGCTCGGACGGGAGGACAGGGCGCAGTTCCGAGGGGCATTCGATGAGGTCTGTGCCGAGCACGCCGTGGAGGGACTGGTTCTTCTGGAGCACACCGCAGCGGTGGCGGTGGGTCGCGCGCTCTAG
- a CDS encoding MFS transporter: MTSAALTATEQAVVQRRTVLVLSLGQVLGGIAFGATVSLGALLAADISGSDALSGLATASVTLGAALCAIPLARLAAKVGRRRALTLGNLFALVGIAVVILAAALRIFPLLLAGILMIGAGNAGNLQSRFAATDLAAPVHRGRDLSIVVWATTIGGVAGPLLLAPGEVVGQALGMPPQTGSYVFSFVAQCAALLLYVLALRPDPLLSAQRLARTAAAAVGETVADRPVVARYAIFAVAASHVVMASVMAMTPVHLSHMAHGAHGMEATPADVSQLVGVTIALHVAGMYALSPVFGILADRWGKLRVVLLGQALSAASLLFAIFANDQPWGVMSALILLGLGWSAATVAGAALLTEASAPALRTRRQGRSDSLMSLCAAAGAVLAGVVLSNFQYAGLGIAASVLVIAIVALSPLARSPRS; the protein is encoded by the coding sequence ATGACCTCGGCGGCGCTGACGGCGACCGAGCAGGCGGTCGTCCAGCGGCGCACCGTCCTGGTCCTCTCGCTCGGTCAGGTGCTCGGTGGCATCGCCTTCGGCGCGACCGTCTCTCTCGGCGCGCTGCTGGCCGCCGACATCTCCGGGAGCGATGCGCTGTCCGGTCTGGCAACGGCATCCGTGACGCTCGGCGCGGCACTGTGCGCGATCCCTCTCGCCCGCCTCGCGGCGAAGGTCGGACGCCGCCGGGCTCTGACTCTCGGCAACCTCTTCGCCCTGGTGGGGATCGCGGTCGTGATCCTCGCTGCAGCGCTGCGCATCTTCCCGCTCCTGCTCGCCGGCATCCTGATGATCGGTGCGGGCAATGCAGGCAATCTGCAGTCGCGCTTCGCGGCGACCGACCTCGCCGCTCCGGTGCATCGTGGACGGGACCTCTCGATCGTGGTCTGGGCGACCACGATCGGTGGTGTCGCCGGTCCGCTGCTGCTGGCTCCCGGCGAGGTCGTCGGTCAGGCGCTGGGCATGCCGCCGCAGACCGGATCGTACGTGTTCTCCTTCGTGGCGCAGTGCGCGGCGCTCCTGCTCTACGTGCTCGCTCTGCGTCCCGACCCGCTCCTGTCGGCGCAACGACTCGCACGCACCGCGGCCGCAGCAGTGGGAGAGACGGTCGCGGATCGTCCTGTCGTGGCGCGATATGCGATCTTCGCGGTCGCGGCCTCGCACGTCGTGATGGCTTCGGTGATGGCCATGACGCCCGTTCACCTCTCGCACATGGCGCACGGCGCGCACGGGATGGAGGCGACCCCGGCCGACGTCTCGCAGCTCGTCGGTGTGACGATCGCGCTGCACGTCGCCGGGATGTACGCGCTGTCGCCGGTGTTCGGCATCCTCGCGGATCGCTGGGGCAAGCTGCGCGTGGTGCTGCTCGGACAGGCGCTCTCGGCGGCGTCGCTGCTCTTCGCGATCTTCGCGAACGACCAGCCCTGGGGTGTGATGTCGGCGCTGATCCTGCTCGGACTGGGCTGGAGCGCGGCGACGGTCGCCGGGGCGGCGCTGTTGACCGAGGCATCGGCACCCGCGCTGCGGACGCGTCGTCAGGGGCGCAGCGACTCGCTGATGAGCCTGTGCGCGGCGGCGGGCGCGGTACTCGCCGGGGTCGTGCTGTCGAACTTCCAGTACGCGGGCCTGGGCATCGCCGCCTCCGTGCTCGTCATCGCGATCGTGGCGCTCTCGCCGCTCGCCAGGTCGCCGCGCTCGTGA
- a CDS encoding fumarylacetoacetate hydrolase family protein — MKIARFSHDDAIMYGIIDGSDLVVLAGDPLFAGYETTGDRVPLADAALLAPVIPRSKVVCVGKNYHDHAAEMGGVAPEEPLLFLKPNTSVIGPGDAIVRPALSERTEYEGELAVVIGKIAKNVKAADALDYVLGYTIGNDVTARDLQRKDGQWSRAKGFDTFCPLGPVIETDFDLTTASVETRVNGEVRQQAPLTDMIHSVPAIIEYASAVFTLLPGDVILTGTPAGVGTFDAGDTVEVEITGLGILRNVVRDAPRPS, encoded by the coding sequence ATGAAGATCGCCCGGTTCAGTCACGACGACGCCATCATGTACGGAATCATCGACGGGAGCGACCTCGTCGTGCTCGCCGGGGACCCCCTGTTCGCAGGATACGAGACGACGGGCGACCGTGTACCCCTCGCCGATGCGGCACTGCTCGCTCCGGTGATCCCGCGGTCCAAGGTCGTCTGCGTCGGCAAGAACTATCACGATCACGCCGCCGAGATGGGGGGAGTGGCGCCCGAGGAGCCGCTGCTGTTCCTGAAGCCGAACACCTCGGTGATCGGCCCGGGTGATGCCATCGTGCGCCCCGCGCTGTCCGAGCGCACCGAGTACGAAGGCGAGCTCGCGGTCGTGATCGGCAAGATCGCGAAGAACGTCAAGGCGGCCGACGCCCTCGACTACGTACTGGGATACACGATCGGCAACGACGTCACGGCGCGTGATCTGCAGCGCAAGGACGGGCAGTGGTCGCGCGCGAAGGGCTTCGACACGTTCTGCCCGCTCGGCCCCGTGATCGAGACGGACTTCGATCTGACGACGGCGAGCGTCGAGACCCGCGTGAACGGCGAGGTCCGCCAGCAGGCACCGCTGACCGACATGATCCACTCCGTACCGGCGATCATCGAGTACGCGTCCGCCGTGTTCACCCTGCTCCCCGGCGACGTCATCCTCACCGGGACTCCGGCGGGTGTGGGCACCTTCGACGCGGGCGACACCGTCGAGGTCGAGATCACCGGACTGGGAATCCTGCGCAACGTCGTGCGCGACGCACCGCGTCCGTCATGA